From Arthrobacter sp. FW306-2-2C-D06B, a single genomic window includes:
- a CDS encoding uracil-DNA glycosylase has product MHSVEDCRIVTLFSNTSEASSRGVVWAGDDAAATRLLGLQFQLGLRPEWMMPWNTHPWFTPGEPNGKLTPDQVAAGLKPLLAFLKLVPRASAIVAHGTEANRLAQMLLKTDNQLIWRRGLKVYKARSLHGRAFAGSKERQTEWLIEMGRSYADAMARAGLQAGRR; this is encoded by the coding sequence ATGCACTCCGTGGAGGACTGCCGGATTGTCACCCTGTTTTCCAACACCAGCGAGGCCTCCTCGCGCGGCGTTGTCTGGGCCGGCGACGACGCTGCCGCCACCCGGCTACTGGGCCTGCAGTTCCAACTCGGCCTGCGCCCGGAATGGATGATGCCGTGGAACACCCACCCGTGGTTCACTCCCGGGGAGCCGAACGGAAAGCTGACTCCGGACCAAGTCGCGGCCGGCCTCAAGCCGCTCCTCGCTTTCCTCAAACTCGTTCCACGCGCCTCGGCGATCGTCGCCCACGGAACGGAAGCCAACCGCTTGGCGCAAATGCTCCTCAAGACCGACAACCAGCTGATCTGGCGCCGCGGCTTGAAGGTCTACAAGGCCCGTTCGCTACACGGGCGGGCCTTCGCCGGGTCCAAGGAACGCCAGACCGAATGGCTGATCGAAATGGGCCGCTCCTACGCGGACGCCATGGCCCGCGCGGGTCTCCAGGCCGGACGGCGCTAG